ggcacgtgtagagacatgtgctaggactgacccaacacgagttacatagttttctatttacacaatgtgtacgctttgtccttagacctgagattgtcgcatgtactcaagatgtggatcgacttacttagggactatcaaacgctacatcgtaactgggtagttataaaggtctctttcaggtttgtcaagaagcatgctgtgaggcatggttagtcaagatggaatttgcccctctctatttgagagagatatctctggcccctcaagtgatcggatccggaaatgcatggccatgctgcgtgaggttaagagttaacatagaaagggattctgaatcacagcatcgagaaagagtggtcggcttggagctagaccaaatatcgtgaggcaaagggaatagcatgtacgtgatgttgtgatggttcgtctgatatgatctttgtgtgtgtataggagttagcatgtcttgctagaggccgctactaactattggctgagtaggagtactcgggccatgtctatacgtatatgaacctatagggtcacacacttaaagggctggaagcccaattcggatataaTCTGAATtagatcaggtttaggagtactaatgggcctcagacccagaggcccgttaggaacccttTTTTGGCTGAACCACAGTCGCGCCCcttcccacgccctcgcctttattgcaactcgcggacctagcagctCAGCTTGTGACGCTtactccccgcacgtgtggataccttggaagtgttgcatctgcagcacttggacgagccgccgcacgagagctccgacgaggaacctgacgagccgacgatgagcctgacgagccgcggcacgagggtgttgttgcacgtggacgagctgttgaggagctgctcgacgtcgacgtgttcgactacactgcatCGACGTGTGAAGACATTCCACATTTTCGTGTTCCTAGTTCGCGGGCGGTGAGGTGCGGCACCGCCAAGCTGCCCCCCACCAGCCACCATTACCTCCGCCTCCAAATTCTCGATCCGGCCATGCTATCATCTCCTCCTACCCAAGGGCGTTTCCATGAGACGCCCGCACGCACTGATGCACGCGCGCACGCGCGGTTTTTCCATCCCTTTGCAGCTGCACGTCCGCACGGCCGATGGAGTAGTCATGGATGGGCTTCGTTACTTGGACACCCAGAGGGGAACCAGCTGCTAAAAGGCATCCCAAGAGTAGCTAGGCACTTGCgttcgcagcagcagcagcagatttTGCGCTTGTGCGATTGAAACTCCTGTAATCATTCATCACACTAAAAAAAAGTTCATGTAACTGAAGATGGTAAACATCTCGTCGATCAGCCATCAAACACAGATGTCCTGGCTGCAATCATCACGCCTAAAGCAGTGTACATCATTACGATTAGGACAGACCTTGTCATGCCCACTTCAACTACGAGTGCTCTCGCTCCGGCCGTGATACGTTTGGAACACAAAGGTTATATAATTTGTATTTAAACTATGAATTTCTTATAAACTTCACCCGGAATCAATTCATTTCCAACGATGAGGCTCCGAAACTCAATGTTTCGCAGGGATGGAAATGAAAAATGTTTGTTtgtgagggggtgtttgggagaggggtgctaaattttagcacccccattttagtcacttttagccacTAGTGTcccaaacacctaggctaaaatggaggggctaaattttagccccccataatccattagcccctcaagaggtgctaaaatggactaaaggggctaaaagtggtccccttatccaaaattcctccccttacccctctctctctcctccctctcactccaACATGGGTAAATAGGTCTTTTATCAACataagtgttaaactttagctccttacccaaacaccccaagagctaaactttagcctcaacATTTGagagagctaaagtttagcccaaggctaaattttagcccctcctcccaaacaagacCTGAAAGCGAGAACATTGTAATTGTAAGGAAACATTTATGAATCGACTATGCTGCTCCAAGAACATATGGATTGGCCAAGCGAGACAGCACACGCCACACGAACCAACAGCAACAGGCGCAGGACCACCGCGTACTGCAGCAGCGGCCAAAAATGCAAATGCGATGCGCGACGGCTCTACCCTACCATGGTTTGTTGGGCGACCGTATTTGGCGCTGAGTTGCTGAGGAATCAGAAGAAACCAACCAGACCAATGACCAGACCACaccacacaccacaccacactaGCAGCAGTTGAAAACCATATATGCCCTAGAAAAGGCCACCAACAAGGCAAAACCACACCATGTTGCAGCTTAGTTGCTGAGGAATCAGAACATACAGTTTCttctttttcaaattttaatttatttaattgtttttttctttctcccctCACAAGTTAGCCAATGGTAGCATGCAGGAAGCATGACTAGATAGAATAGTGGAAGCACAAGCAAGACAGGAGCATCTCTCCTGTGTCTCAGCATGAAAGGACAGCCATCCATATCTTACGCAACAGCACAATATGCAATGCAGTTATGCACCACCAAGACAACAATGCAATATTTACACAAAAACACAAGCCAACCACCAAACCACACTGCTAAATAAGCATAGGCTCCGGATAATCTGTATGATAAACCAAGTCAAAGCATCAAGAGTCCTGCAACTGCAAGAGCAACAAAAAAAGCCTGAATTCGCGGGCGGTGACAACAGAACAACCATCACTGaaaattatatttattttcccTGCCACCACCTTCTTCTTTACTTGATGCTGGATGAATGATTGCAGGGAAGCCTACACCCTGCTTTCCAAAGACAGTATCATGGCACCAGGAAAAGGATAACAGATTGGGGGGAAGGTCCCCACTAACACAAGCACTGATTGAGGGCCACTATTGACAATAGGGTGTGCACCACCCTTGCAGACTTCCAGCGCATGCTGCATAGAGACTGGAATGGACCAGACACCAAGAGGAATTCAGGACTCTGGAGTTCTGGACCAGCTGACTTGGTAGTGTTTTGGATGCACGCAGCCAGTAACTGAAGCAAGCAACTGAGAAAGTGCAATGGCTTGGAAGAGGAACAGAAGATTATGACAGCCTGATGTGATCTCCTAACTGATGAATTATCAGGACTTGACAGTTCTGCGCTAACAGATAAGGGGCCAGAATGACCCATCAGGTTAGAAAAGAATGCTCACACAGTAATGCAGCCTTTCGAGCCACCAAGAGGGTTTCACGAAGAAACAGATGCTGGCTCATGAGGGACGTTAGCAAGCACAAAGCAGCACTCCAAAAACAGTTGGCAGCTTACAGCATCACAACCATTTACAACAGAAAACACGACACGCGGTCAAATAGACAGACATAGACAGACTTACACAACACAGCTTATGTTTGCAACCTAACATGTCTGAGTCTCCAAacccaaaaggaaaaaagaaaaaaaaaacaaaaaacaaaaaccgCAGTGGTACACATGGATATAAGAAATCCCCTTCTCACATGTTAAGTCCGTTAACCTTCTGGGTTTGAGAATAGGACCTTACAGGTAAGAGTATGATGTGGTGCAGGGAGCAGATCATGTTCATCCTTTTCCTAGTTATCATTCTTGCCCTTCTCAGTGGCTCTGGGAGCTGAAAGAAGAAAGCACATTATTGTATTACAAGCTTGTAACAAGAACAAACAAGTGAACAACAGAGACTCGCTGCCTGATGCATGACCAGAAAGCAGGGTGAACAGATGTTCATGTGCACAGCATTGGAATAGCCCAGACCTAGTTCAAGCAAACTGGAATTTCTGATCATTTTGCAGAAAAGCTTATACAAGGTGCACCAGTGCAGAATTGCAAGCAGTAGATTCTCTGATATGCCTCCACAGAAAAAGGCATGAACACAAGTAATACATCCATATTCACCAAATATCAGTTGTACTTACCAAGGCCCACTGCATCTGAGCCCTTCATGATCCTGAGCCTCCTACAGCTGCCCGTGAACATTCTGCAATACAGCAAGATTTCAGAGTTCAGGCAGCTTTATTTTCGAGGACAACACAGTTCCGACTCTCCTGGTTCAAGTCAAAAACTCATTGGAATATATGCAAAATGTTGGTGGGGCAGTAACTGGTAACCAGTGTAGGCCTATGAAAAATGTAAAATAACAAGGGTGTTATGGGAAAAGATAACCTCCGCCACTCCTCCCCTAACAGGTAGGGAACTAGGAATTCAACAGGTTTGAACTAATTTCAAATTCTGGCTTCCCATAACATACTTTGCTTTATTACAAGCCATTAACCTTTCCCATTTCATTTTATTACAAACCATTAATCCAAGTGCTGACAAAAAGTGGTATACGAAACCTTCCCTAGAAGTAAGACATGACTAGAAGAAACAAATCAACACCCACAAATGAAGAACTTGAAAATCCAGAGCAGTAAAACAGAGTGTACTAAATTTTCCAACCCACTATAAGAAAATCAATCTATCAAAATATTTAAGACAATGATATATGCAGATGAGGATAAAAGGTTTCACTACAACCTCTAAAAATGTtatatttagaaattagaatacATCTTAAAACCGTCCACTTTGCCAGCCATCTTAGTAAATGAATTAGAATTACATTTTTGGGATTCGAAATCACTCACCTCCACGGGACATCACCAACAAGCATCCAATCTCCATCCTTGTCCTTATATGTGAGCACAAGTTCAGTCCCATTTTTATGATCCATCAGTCGGCAACCAGATAATCCTTCTCTTCCTGATTTCCCATTAGATTCATTATCACCTGCAGTAATTGATAAAATTTCAAGTATTACTCCACCATGGAAAATCACTTTCAAGTTAGTTGTCTAACAAACATGGATGAATAAACAAACATTGTCATTTCACATCTCAAATACAACAGCAAGGGCATTTCTAACAAACGGCAGTTCAGCACAAAACCCATGAAGCACCATCATGCACACCAAATATAGGTTCTGTTTTAGGATGAACCGGAAAGACCCAAAACAGAAAGCTTTATGCAAACAACGTCATTACAAGCTAGGGGGGGGGGTTAATAAAAGGTACTAATACTCTAATAGGTCTTGTGATGATACATAATACAAGAGATATTAATGATAGTGCAAGAAGGAACtcaaaaaatagaaacataAATTAATATTCAACAAAAACACTGACTGTTAAAGATAAGCAGCTGTCCtgcgtgtttgagaaaaaaaacactGGTTGTTCATAATAAATTTAATGAATTGTTATACTAAGTTAAGTAAAATGCCAAAGATGACAGCATCATTACATAATAACTAATAAGCATCATGCGGAAATGTGGTCTATAAGGAAACTAGATCTACATCTACTGTAAAGAATGCATATGTTCAAGCAACAATTCATAGAAAAAAATCAATTAATCAATAAATATTACACATATACTAGCAGAAAAAATCATAGAGCTGAGGAAGGAAGGATCAGAGCCAACACAAGAACTCACCAACAGTGAAGGAACTGAACATCTTCTCCAGTGCTAGGGAGAGCTCTTTGTAGTTGTTGTACATCTTAAGGTCTACCTTCCTGAGGTATGGCGCACCATCCATGCTAACCTTGACATAGAGGCAACCCTGGTTCATCGCCATGGTGTTCTTTCTGTAACTGCGGATTGGTGGCCATCCTACCACCTGTGCCCTGTCACAGTTATTCCAACAGTCAGTATCCACTCAGTTTTGCTCTAACTTGaacaaaaatattgaaaatcACAGCACAATTTTAGTTGCAAATAGTTGCCGGATAAAGGAGCTTGGAAATACTGAGCAGAGATTCCAGAATACTAATTACAGAGCAAAGAGGAAACAGGCTAATTGCACACTCGCCAGCTACCTTGTTTCAACTAATTCACGCAAATTGACAACACACACAAAAGTTAATTCACAacagaagaattgaagaaagcTGCGCCTGCTTTTTCAGAGGAATGACAGGTTATCTTTCCCGTGCAATGTTCTTCTTTGTTTAACTAAAGAGGGAAAATCTATTATAACGGGTTTATTCGCACGCTTTGCAGACATGAGCTGCCAactttttgtttaaaatttttCTGTAACATAAATAGCTAAATTCACCAGGATTGTTCCTTTTTAATGagaaaataatgaaaaaaatattttgctcCGGAACCTCATGAATTGTTTTAAGGGGGAAAAGGCAAGAGACAAATCgcacccaaaaaaaaataattgagcGAGCAAATGACGACTTTTAATTTATAATATATAGATAGTAAAACACCTAAACCCCGCCAAGAACATCGAGGAAGATGCAACTTGGATATTTGTACAAACAGAAGAACAAGAAAACAACTCGCACCAAGAAAcccaataaaaaagaaaaaatgttattttggggaaaaaaatagaagagCTTAAACAGCCACCCGGCCACCAATTCGGCGAACCCACCCACACACAGCAATTCGAGTGTCGAGTGGACCTACTTTGCCGCCGGCGCCTGCGCCTTCTTCttgtcctcctcgtcgtcctccgccgGCGCCTTGCCCCTTGCCGCCGACTCCCGCTGTACGATGGCGTCCGCGAACCCGCGCTTGGCCCCTCCCTTGGGAAGCAGCTCCAGTGTAAGCGGCGTCCCCGCCGCTgcctcgccgccctccgcctcctccgtgCCCGGCAGTCCCAGGCGCAGCTCCGTGGCCGCCGTTGCCGGCGACAGCCCGATGTAGTCCCGCTCCTGTGGCGGCGCCATGTCTAGCCAAACTCCACGAGCATCACCAACTCCGGGAATCTTGGGTTCTTGGGGAAACGAGGGATCAAGAGGAGAGCTGGAGAGGGAACCAGGGAGGGATGGGCTCGAGGTTTCtcttggctgctgctgctgagctcgTGAGTTTGCGagtgaggagagggaggagacaGAGGACAAGGAGGTGGGGTTTAATGGTGGTGGTTTTGCATAGAAGTCCTTGTATTTATTTGTAACTATACTTAACGGCAAGTTAAGATTATGCTTATGTTTTGTCTGTCCTCTTCAATTTTTTTAGGTGATTTTGTCTTTGGCATTGAGGTAGGGCAATGCAAGAATCGAAGGTGATAGGAAATTAGAAAGGTTCCGAATTGACAGTGTGCCACCGAAGCTACTAGCAGGGCTATTTAGTTGCTTTTTTGTTGATAGGTACAAATGTCAAAGATTCTAAAAATATTGATATGCTTTTGAAATATTTGTGCTTTTCTTGGGCCTTTTTATTTCGATTTGCAATTGCTAGATTGTGATTGTTGCACGATTCAAATACTACGAAGCAAACAACAACCCCGTGATTTTTTCTACAACTTGAGTTCAACaatttagagcaactccagtagagggtcaaataaaaaaatgcaattcAGCAGTCCCCTACTACATTTTTATGGTCCttcaaaaaaatagagaaaactCTATTTAATGTTTGGGGTTTTGGTTTAAGAGCTATTGATGGAGTTGCTCTTATGCCCCCAAACAATATAGCACCTTAAATGCGTCAAGAGATAACGATCCACTTCTTCTTAAAGTAGCAGTGATTGTTTATGGATGCACATTGTGTTTTTGGGAGCAATACAAAACATCTCGATTGGTTTACATTAACCAACCTCATATACAAATTACAAAAATCTTCATTTGAatataaatttgaaatttgGGAGCACAACCGCAGGCTCGAGGCTACGAGCTATTTTCTTTCAGCTAGTTTGACAAACTTCACTTTAAACTTTACTTTGAGACGGAATACTTCCTATaagtttttttctttcaaaattcaTGGTTAATTTGTAACCTTAATCTATATTCTTGGGATTTTCATAATATGCAACCTTCATGTTATGAGCTTGGTTGTGAAACTTTGGATCGGATAACAGTAGTTCTAGGAGGGTAGGTACCTACAACATTGGTTCGATTTACATTAGCTTCTCTCATATACAGATTACATAAACCAGCATTTGCATTTGAATTTGAAAATTAAACTCTGAGACTATGAGCTATTTTCTGGTTTTGCTTCACTTCAAAATTTTACTCTGAGACAGTGAGACTGACGGCGTATAAACAATGCACAGTATTCTACCAAACCCATGGTTTAATTGGAGCTTCATTTACATTGTTGCGAGGTCGATCGTTTAGTACTGTGAATTTTTGGATTTCCAGTAGGGCAGGTTCCTACAAACATTACTGTGAGCTTAACCAAACGT
Above is a genomic segment from Setaria viridis chromosome 4, Setaria_viridis_v4.0, whole genome shotgun sequence containing:
- the LOC117853870 gene encoding auxin-responsive protein IAA21, with the protein product MAPPQERDYIGLSPATAATELRLGLPGTEEAEGGEAAAGTPLTLELLPKGGAKRGFADAIVQRESAARGKAPAEDDEEDKKKAQAPAAKAQVVGWPPIRSYRKNTMAMNQGCLYVKVSMDGAPYLRKVDLKMYNNYKELSLALEKMFSSFTVGDNESNGKSGREGLSGCRLMDHKNGTELVLTYKDKDGDWMLVGDVPWRMFTGSCRRLRIMKGSDAVGLAPRATEKGKNDN